A section of the Candidatus Nitrosacidococcus sp. I8 genome encodes:
- a CDS encoding DNA/RNA non-specific endonuclease: MKGKRKNLDFIFKLLRRNYKRSPPALSLLIKVLPDLFTLEKRYPRLFFPLILLILGGLYGYELYARSQMVYMGIPKAINQISPYTWTRIFRNHGYIVGYSDLRGNPLWVSYLLKPVPENTPSYKRPPRFSSDWRNFYLTGHDSYTGSGYDRGHMAPNYAISHIYGQIGQLDTFKITNITPQTKNLNEKLWERLEEVGINHFTKQFGEVWVFTGPIFGDNPQRLKSSFLIQIPESFYKIYLVPPKEKGEIPKVLAFIMPQKVRGNEPLDHYLVSIDHVEEKTGFDFFHKLDDQIEQKLEAEVDSNPWHLKSVSKLPSRY; encoded by the coding sequence ATGAAAGGGAAAAGAAAGAATTTAGATTTTATTTTTAAACTCTTAAGAAGAAATTATAAACGCAGCCCTCCTGCTCTTAGTTTACTCATAAAAGTTCTTCCCGATCTTTTTACACTTGAAAAACGCTACCCTCGTCTTTTCTTCCCCTTAATACTTTTAATTCTAGGTGGATTATATGGGTATGAGCTATATGCTCGTTCCCAAATGGTATACATGGGTATCCCAAAAGCCATAAACCAGATATCTCCTTATACATGGACTCGTATCTTTCGTAATCATGGCTATATAGTGGGCTATTCAGATCTTCGAGGCAACCCTCTCTGGGTAAGCTATTTATTAAAACCAGTACCAGAAAATACTCCCTCTTATAAACGTCCTCCTAGATTTAGCTCAGATTGGCGTAATTTCTATCTTACAGGCCATGATTCATATACAGGTAGTGGTTATGATCGGGGGCATATGGCACCAAATTATGCCATTAGCCATATTTATGGGCAAATAGGGCAATTAGATACTTTTAAAATAACTAACATCACACCCCAAACTAAGAATTTGAATGAAAAATTATGGGAGCGATTAGAGGAAGTGGGAATCAACCACTTTACCAAGCAATTTGGTGAAGTATGGGTATTTACTGGTCCTATTTTTGGAGATAATCCCCAACGACTTAAGTCTTCTTTCTTAATACAAATCCCAGAGAGTTTTTACAAAATATATCTTGTTCCACCTAAAGAAAAAGGTGAAATACCTAAAGTACTTGCGTTTATCATGCCGCAAAAGGTGCGTGGTAATGAGCCATTAGATCACTACCTTGTCAGTATCGATCACGTAGAAGAGAAAACAGGGTTTGATTTTTTTCATAAACTAGATGATCAGATAGAGCAAAAATTAGAAGCTGAGGTTGATTCTAACCCTTGGCATTTGAAATCAGTATCTAAACTACCAAGTCGTTATTAA
- a CDS encoding beta-class carbonic anhydrase: protein MSEIQKEVLAANQKYATTFGEKSKLPMPPGRHFAILTCMDARLDPAKFAGLSEGDAHVIRNAGGRASDDAIRSLVISYKLLGTYEWFVVHHTDCGMEVFTNETITDLLAKSLETAALDNNGWRDVGTGPGSLEGKYINWLPIADQAQSVFEDVQRICTHPLVPHHIPVYGYIYDVKSGRLIEVPKANNLLGNTL, encoded by the coding sequence ATGAGTGAAATTCAAAAAGAGGTACTGGCGGCTAATCAAAAATATGCAACAACCTTTGGTGAAAAAAGCAAACTGCCTATGCCTCCAGGGCGACATTTTGCTATTTTAACCTGCATGGATGCACGGCTAGATCCGGCAAAATTTGCAGGTCTTTCTGAGGGAGATGCCCATGTGATCCGCAATGCAGGAGGAAGAGCAAGTGATGATGCTATTCGCTCTTTAGTCATTTCCTATAAACTACTAGGTACTTATGAATGGTTTGTAGTGCACCATACAGATTGTGGTATGGAAGTATTTACTAACGAAACCATCACTGATCTTTTAGCTAAAAGTTTAGAGACTGCTGCCTTAGATAATAATGGCTGGAGGGATGTAGGCACAGGCCCTGGAAGCTTAGAGGGTAAGTATATTAATTGGCTTCCTATTGCTGATCAAGCTCAAAGTGTCTTTGAGGATGTACAGCGAATTTGCACACACCCTTTAGTTCCTCACCATATTCCTGTTTATGGCTATATCTATGATGTAAAATCAGGGCGACTCATAGAGGTACCTAAGGCAAATAACCTTCTAGGGAACACTCTATGA